In Bemisia tabaci unplaced genomic scaffold, PGI_BMITA_v3, the genomic window TAAAAGTTGTCTGCAAGTGAAATTCCTTTCCCAGAAAGCATGATTTTCACCAGACTAGCCACTTCAGCACATAAAACTTAGGTGTTCGATCACACTGAATATTGGCAGAGAAATCGCTGTATGGTAGTATTGCGCATTGTATAGACTAATGTACAGTTTCATTCTGGCATGTGATCAGTGTTTTCTCAAGCTTCATATCACATTTAAGCTAAGCAGAtaggaccggggggggggggggggaacccAAATCGTATCAAGAGGCAAAAAGAGGCGTACATGATTTTCATGagttcaaaagaaagaaaaaatggtcTGAAATAAGTTAAAAACTCAAGCTAAAAATACAGAGAGgattttaaagtatttaatAGCGTAAAAACTAACATGGGTCAGTCATTGACATTTAGTGAGTTCTTAAAATATGGAGATCAGAGGAGATCTTGGAAATAGAAAGACTACAGGACGTATCTTGTGTCTTAATACTCATTGATGAGCGCAGAGTAATTGAACTGATAAAAATTAAGCTGGGGATGTTGCTTTGAAAGTGAATAAGTGCTTTGAAACTAAGAATGATTGAAGAACAGAGCTGaagattttgaactttttttaggaGTTAAATGAGAGATGAACGGGGAAAACCCAAGCTAAAAAATAGTCAAAggggtacgtgcaaaacgggccatttcacgctcgtgtcggataccattgaaacttgccctattcattcatctaAGAATACCCcatgttttcccaaagtttcaagttcccaaaaaattttgggggtaagtggcggggggtcaaagttgaaaatccgctaaattttcgcgaattttttactaGAAACTACTAAATATATCGAAACGCGGTTTAAAAGAGCGTTTTCAGCGTGAAAAGAGCTTTCAGTAAATGTATAATATCATAGGGTTTAGTCGACTTAAACTCGAgctatcgcctccgaagcgccggaacgctaaaAAATGACCCGCTTTTCTGTCAAATTCGGGCCGATCCccaaaatactcaatttttaatttctttgaaaaaccgatatgttgttcctgactctctatgGCACCTATATGTCTGTACCGTatcctggggaaatgttttgtttgCTAGTTATAagcgcggaaaggagcgaaagtcgggaaaatcggctattttgaactgcgcgcgtCGCATGGGTTAGAAGGAGAACGCCCCCTCCtgctcagttcggcgaatcacactcctctgccgacctcgcattgttgccgcatgtctcctgatccgtcgccgcgcgcagttcaaaatagccgattttcctgactttcgctcctttccgcgctTAGAACTCGcaaacaaaacatttccccaggatACGGTACAGACATATAGGTGCcatagagagtcaggaacaacatatcggtttttcaaagaaattaaaaattgagtattttggGGATTGGCCCGAACTTGACAAAAAAGCGGGTCATTTtttagcgttccggcgcttcggaggcgatagcTCGAGTTTAAGTCGACTAAACCCtatgatattatacattttctgaaagctcttttcacgctgaaaacgctcgtttaaaccgcgtttcgaaatatttagtagttttctagtaaaaaattcgcgaaaatttagcggaatttcaaatttgacccCCCGCCATTTCCCCCCAAAATattttggggacttgaaactttgggtACACATGGGGCATTCTtagatgaatgaatagggcaagtttcaATGGTATCCGACACAAGCgtgaaatggcccgttttgcacgtaccccTTTAGGGATTCTTCGAGGCATAGGAGTTTCCAACAATTAGACGAAAATTGATAAATActccagagaaaaaatgaaaaaaccaaaagCACAATCCAAATCTCAAGAGAAATCAATTTTGACTTACGTGGTTTTTTCCTTAAACAAAAGGCTACAGCATTTTCTAGGGCGCGCAATGTGGACGGTTTCAGGGTTTCAAAGTCTATTTCTATCTCGTCTGGATTTGAATCCCGTAGAGAGGGCTCTCTGGACTGGATTATTTGCACTACTCGACCAAGTTTATCACCTGAAAAATTTCGTGAAACAGATATGAAATATAATAAGATCCCAGCATTTTTCTTTCGGGGACTCATAAaattaggaacttaaattaagagtgaatatttgcagaaaaaactaattatttttaaaatttaaatttgtacttggttattttttaatactttaatGAGTTTTTCTTATTTGTGTCCTCTGAATTGTTCTTCTCAAACAAAAATAGGGGATGAAGAGCGCTCTTGCACTGTAGCTAGCAGTACACCAATAACAGCAACTTACTGCTGTTTTTGGTGTGAACAGGTGTTCAGGTAGAGTCCATTCAgcttaatgggcctgttgcaaacttttgctagagcaaaactaagagttgtttcctgcagataatgcctcaaaaatcacgatgagcgcatcggcaaagtctgaaatgcactcataacttcacaatctgcgtaagatatttgcggttttttgagcttcccgcttcgaaaacgatactacggtacaggtgaacattttgttagaagagtcgttccattggcgacaatactcatcatggccgacgccagtccgccaaaacacgtgtgatgggacgagataacacctgaacaggattaaaccatataacaatcggcgtgtttacgttcatattttcctcgcccgccttaattgaccttgaactctcctcgaattacgcgaggaactacacaagcgtcggccatgatgaatattgccgacgatggagcgactcctctaacaaaatgttcacctgtgcagtagtatcatttttgaagcgggaagctcaaaataacgcaaatttcttgcgcagattgtgaatttatgagtgcatttcagactttgccgatgcgctcatcgtgatttttgaggcattatctataggaaacaactcttcattctgctctagcaaaagtttgcaacaggcccatttgctGTAAAAAGAGCAAATCTAGCAGCAGTTCTGTCAGTGGAGCCCCAGCGATACATTTTTAATGCACCTGCCTGAACTGAACCTCCTTCAGTTTTGCGCCGATAAATATAAGTTTCATCATCAAACTCAGCGACGCTATGTGGAGCGAGTGCATGCCTCTAGGAACTTTGACACACTTGCTAGCTGGTACCTCTCTTCATTTTTGTCCCTAGCATTAAAAATTCTGATGGATCCTTTAATTATTTCTTGTAAGTAAGGAATAAAAACTTTTAATAATCAAAATGAATAAGAAACTTCATGGCACGTACTTGGTAATTTGTTGATATCCAAGCTAAGCTTTCTCTTTTCATCGTAAGTCATCGGCTTGGCATTATCTTCCTCATCTGAGTCATAGGCAGGGATTCCGCCAGCATTTTTCTTCCGTGCGTTGTTCACCTTTGCATTAGGTTTTTTCTTCGGAGCGTTTGCAGGAGCTTTAGCTGCAGCAGCCCCACGTCCTTTGCCGGTCTTATTTGTCATAGAGGGTGGCGATAGACCACTTTTTCCGTTTGCAACGGCGTTTATAACTGAGCTAACTGAGTTACTAACGTAACTGGCTTTGGTGCTATTAAGAGGACGTCCTTTCGGTCGTTTGACATCGGTACTACTGGCAAGTTcaacttctttcttttctttcttttttgcttttctACTACATTCTTCCACTAACTTTTTCATTTGCTCTTGCATTgcttttaactgaaaaataaacattcaacttcaattaaaaaaaaagtagagagATTGTTTTTAGACCAAGACATCTGATACAAATACTCCTTTATTACCCCTAATGTGAAAAACCGCTCTGATTAATCTTTTCCATCCTTTAACTACCAATTTTTGTGGCAAGAATTATAACTGTACGGTACATTGGAGTCCCTTCAGAGGGATAGTTAAGGCAAGTTGGTTCATGGATGTCCCAAACCAGAATATAGATGTTTGAacgtttcttccaatttttgatcaattcaTTCCTGAATTCCTCTCAtctgttccttctctcattctgtttgttcACTGATGTACCCCTAATTCCACAGTCCATTCCAGTGTTCCATTTGCAatgggtgaaaatgtaatcttaacTCCGGAGTAGGGATACAGAATCCATGAGGAGGCCTGaaacacgggaaccaatcagaaatggattccttaTGCCTTAACTcttagaataaagagactataCTGTACAGTAAAtcatataaaaatataaatgaaaaaaatctagcATCTGTTCCTTTCCTCGGCCAGTTACTACTggtcttgctttcatccaacccatttttaagatttttcaaacttggtggcaaaaatactgttttttcgatgtatttcaaaatgaaaagggGAAAAGGTAGAAATCAAAATTACACCAAGGAACTTGGGatagtttttttaactttttcaactCATTATTACAGAAGATTTGAAGATGAAAATACCTGCTCCTGAAGAACAAGGAGTTGTTTGGCTCGTTTTGCTTCAGCTTCTGAGTCTGATTCGGAGGAGGAATcgccatcatcatcatcatcatcagtgTTATCATTATACCTCGGCCGATTCAGATGCGTAGCCCTTGTATGATTCATTGTAGGAACTTTTTCTACTACTGGAGATGCATCGTCAGGAACTTTGGCATACCTAAAACATGATTATGATGTGGTCAAAAGCACACATTAAGATTGAAATATGAGATGTCAGATTACTACATAAGTACCAAAGACCAGTATAAAATTATTTGCAGAAATAAAACCGTCATCAAGGTCATCAGAGAATGAATCTCTAAGATGCTATTGTGAGAGGTGCAACcgattgaatggaccattcaCAAGTGAAAtctcacaaaataaaaaaaaaactctgcaaGTCTGCAAATCTCTGCAAGGTGCAAAAACACTTGGACAAAAACTCCAATCATGGAGTGTATGCAAATATAAGAATTAACAAATACATGCCTCTCTTCACGCTCGGACTCTAACTAAGAGTTTCTGAGgaaagaatgatatttttagaaaagcatctttaaagaattttttctgAGGCCAGATACATTTGAGAAATACaagagaaaattagaattttctcgtaaaaacaaATAAGGAAGACTAGAGACTTCAAGAGCATGAATTTCCGAGTCAATCTTACCTCATTTCAAATACATCTTGAAGTTTCCGCGCCATCATTACAACATCATGCTCTGGGGGATTATATTTGTAACAGTTGGTGAAAATGAGTCGAACATCAGCAGCAAATTCTTGCGCTGTACGGTATTCACGATTGTCCATCTTGCTTTTCACTGTACCAAGATCCATTGGTTTCTTGATTATTTCATGGTAGTCGTACAAACCAAGCCATTCGGCATCAACCGGTTTATAGAAAGGCCATGCGTATTTCTAAAACAACAAAGAAGAATAAATTGAGACAGAAAGCTTTGAATTTTAACCCAGTTCATTGATTATAAAATCTTTACTTAATATGGTCAAATTTTGGTTCCTAAGAAAAAACAAGATAAACAAGTATGTAGAGCCTTGACAATAGAAACTACCAACATTTAAAACTGGAACAGCAGGACTTCAAATGAATGATGGCCATATTCATAGCCGTTCATTGAGCAGTTCCTTCCCTTAGAAAGCTGCGTACGGTTTTACATAGGGACTAAAGGAGATACATAATTAACATAGCATCATGAGAAGGATAATTTTGACGAATTGCCAGTGAAATTCAACACAGTGACTTTGAGAGCGTATCATTGTAAAGGATAacaatgatttgccactgcaaaaaataagaaaacagaGGAAGAAGTTCTATGATTTTGATAAACTTTGAGGTAGGTGCAAACCTACTAAAAGTTTCAAAACCACcaaaatatttccttcaatattcttcattttttacaggGTAAAATCATTATAATTCCTTGCAAGCGTCTATTTCCAAAGTTTTACCAATGAATTCTACTCGAGAATCGTTAACATCGtcttttttatgatgctatatGTTAGAGATCTCCTTAAACCGCCGTAAATTCCAATGTAAATCATACGGGGCTTCATAAGGAACTGTTTAAGGAATGAGAGTGGCCCAGGGATCTAGCACCCAAGTCGCAGGCGATGACGAAAGTCCCATACGTCATGGGATTGGGCACCAGTGCCCAGTTTTGTGACGTAGGGGGTTTTCTTCATCGCCTACGACTTGGGTGCCAGGTACTTGGGCCTCTCTCTTAAAGGAATGACTGAATATGACCCAATTTGAGCTGTCTTAACTGATACACCAgcagatttttatttatttaataatgGAAAGTTGGTGTGACAAACCTTTGCAGGTTATGTGGGTCAAAACTGACTTCTGAAAGagtgaaatttgtattttctggATTTCTTGGACAAGTATGAGCAGCACCAGACATTTGAGTGACTTATTTTGCATGCATTCAAGTGGAAACTCATGACTGCTATACGTACTCAAAGGAGCAATGAAACGAAAAGTGTGAGGTAAAAGTACTTACAAGGTGTTTTTTGGAGAAGAGTTCCTTCAGTATTTCGTTGCAATGCTTCAGAGGCTCAGATAGAGGTTTATTCTTTTCACTCTGTCGGTAAAAAGGGAATAAATAAAAGTTATTAGATACattcataaaataaacaaataaaaagggTAAACATGAAAATTATACAGCTTGTGGAGTGCGACTCGTAGATGCTTTGCTGCGCAACATAATCGTGCTTCATTGCGCAGAAAGTTGGATGAACAAAACTGATAAAACATACATGTTCGTTGCTTTTGCTCCTTGGCTTTTTTGAACTCTCAGCTCCCATCTCATGACCCATTTATGTctgtttggcatccatgatctcctgTATCATCTCATTCCCGATGTTATCCTTTCTGGGAATGCCAGCCAATCCATGCAAGAAATTCATCTTTGTTGCCTCTACAACCTCCCAGGTTTATTGCTCCATCAGCCATACTTCACATCCATGGGTTACTATACTCATGGCAAGTGCCAAATTGAAAGACTCCCAAAAATTGCTTGGTAGGGCCAAAATAACTGATAGTCTACAGATGTTACCTTTTCAGTTGGTTCCTTGAGAAATTCGAAACATACTAGGGCAGTTGGAGCAATTTTTCCAGCAAAGTAATTTCTTAGATAATATAAATTTCAGCAGCTGTAGCATATTTATCATACTACTAAAGTgcttgtttcaaaaatgaatatggAATCTAAGATTTGTCTGCCCATTACCGTTGACGATTAAAACACAATTTGGGACTTGATGGTCTTGAACATTCTGAACCTTTGGTATTAGTAACGAATAAAAAACTGATAGTATTTTTCtaagagagagaaataaaaggAAGACAATGAAAATTCATGTACCTGACTCTGAGATATTCCACTGGGCAATGCAGGCGACTGACTAAAGGATAGTTCATCTATTGATTGCTCCATTTCCTGAAATCAGTGGGTGCATTAGTATTAGTAAGATCTAAAGAAACTgtggaaaataaaatgtataacTCCCTCAAGAGCTGCTACCTGGAGCTGTATTCTGAATTTTGATGCTAGGATGTTTTAaaagatttcattttccatTCTTGGTTCTTATTTAGATGAAAAACAAAGAATGTGCATCCTGAACTGACAGACGGTCTTGACAGTTCagttttgatgttttatttttttctctcaatgaaTGTGATCACCGTACAGAATTCATAACATACCTTAGTTAGATATAATCATAATTAGGAAAAATCCCCCATTAATTCGCAATCGTTGAATTATTGTAAAGAATTGAGGATATTGATGAAATCAAGGTTTCATCTGAAAGGAATGAATTCAGTTTGATGGAACAAGATATTTTCTTACCACTTTCTTTGTGGGTGAGGGTCGCCCAGTGTCTCGCCGGGTCGTAATTTTAGCCTGTTTGCCCGTTGAGGAGGACATAGACAGGGGATCAACAGGGGTATCACTTTTTCGTTTCACACCAGCATATTTGTTGCTGGGGGTAGGTGCTCCTTTCACTTGGACCGCTGTCATTGGTTCTAAATAGTCGCTGTCTCCCTAAAGAGTAAAGATTGAAAAGAGTTAGGTACATGCTCAAATTGTAATGAGAGTCTGGTAGAAGTTCTGGGAAATGCACGGTTAAATACTCATTAAAAGGATGAAGTGAGATTTATAGCCGATAGTTGGTAAATGGGTAGAGGTTCGGAGAGTAGGTTGACAGCAACATCAAgaagtaaaaaagtgaaaaaaaataatataaaaaaaaaataaaatggaaaatagTGCACTTTGTTCGgaaaatactctttgactgtgaagaataaaatacaaaatgaaagtTGGATTACTAATAATTCATTACCTGCGAACTTGACGGGGCCTGCGACTGAGATTTAGGCTTTGTACTGGCAGGAGGTTTTTTCACACCCTGTTTTGCAGCACCTTTAGATTTTGGAGTAGGGAGCTCCATTTCTACTTCTTCTTTTGGCATTGAAGAAacctgaaattaagaaaaacttAACATTCCTTTCCTTTAGGCAATCATCATAGATCAGATGTCTTCGTTTAAAGTTACAATTCATTccgtagatttttttttcttggaattatTCACTGAGGGAAAGCAGTGCCTCTTTTAAAGGCGCAGCATCTTAAACGTGAATGAATGCTGACGATGAGTGCAAGTCAGATAGTGACACTTGGATAAAGTTTGTCTCAAGAGAGTCACTTCACATTCAAAATGCCACACCTTTAGAATCGTCACAGATTCTGGATTCAGAAAACGCAGAAACCTCCCAACTACACACCTATGCTcacatgaaaaaattggaaggatgtaaaaaaagtgaggaCTGAGAGGAAAATAGAAAAACCAGTTAGCAGTCACGTGAAATGCACAGCAcattgttgggggggggggggggggggctggaaaATTATGGGTTTTAGTATAAAACTGAAAgaccaatttgaaaaatgacaagGCCAGAAATCTCTTACATCCCTGGGACAAGacaagattcaatttttaaaagatcaATCTTTCACTTGGAAGGGAGGCATCATTGGAAATTACTGTTTCAAGGATTTTAAAATCACCGTCCAAGGCTGATGAAACAAGTATCAGATCAAGTTCAGATGATATGgcaataaaagtaaaattaccTTTATCAAAAGAGTGACTTACCTTGGTAAGGAACAATTTTTCGAGAGCTTGAGCCATGACGACAACATACTCTCCAGGCTTATTGTATACATAACAATTAGTGAACATGGTGTTGAAATCTTGTATGCATTCCCGTCCACtccaataataattattttctagGCGTTTTTTAATGGTCCCCAGGTCCATTGGATTTTTTATTAAAGTGTGATAATCCTGCAATAGAGAAAAAGGATTCCACACTGTAACTTAAACATTATTACTTATGCACTTGGAGagaggaaaagaggagaaaTATTCTTTTAAAACAGAAATTTCTTCCCTCTTATAATAATTATTGAGCAGCTATATGAATGTACTATTCAAATGGATAATACTATCCATTATGGATAGTAGTAGTCAATAACAGAGACAAGGGTTTACACAGCTCTGAACCTCCGAAATTTTGATgagttaacttttttttaagtttccgaGGCCTGCGCTCTGAGAGATTACGCAATGACTCACATGGAGTCACTCAGTGCCCTAACACCTATTTCAGCCGCTAAGATGACGCTATCgctgatttttctgaaaaaaccaaaaatttgtgTTCAAGATTTACATATTGATGGCCAACGAACAATATCGTCTacctgacaattttggcaagaATGAGTTACCAGCTTTGctgcattctacagtataaagtacacaagctgatgattttgtttttttccaatgctgtaggggagcgcttcaatgacgctgtaacgtatgaaaaaaattgcaaatctaaccttcaaattacaaaaatggcaaagttttcTAATCAATCTACAAAATCTTCCGTTTGCAAATAGGCAGAATTGTTTCTTAGCTACCCATATTGTTCAAACTCtatatataaaatataaaaaagataGTAACTCCGAGTACTTAATGGCAACGATACTTGGTGCGAGTGGTTGAAAAACGgctaaaatctgaaattttttttgtttaaggAAAGAACCTGCGagacaaaatttattttattttatgattaaGTACGGCTGTTTTGCAGAAATTTGTGATGACATGGTATTACTTTTTTCTGAGCTCTATTTAATCATTGACCAGTATTTGGGTACCGGCCATAAAAGAAAGagcaaaagacaaaaaataactGCACATATCCAATATGAAGAAAATCCCAGTTTtatagaactggggaaagaagaGAATAGAcaaatacataggctgtcccaaaacaactggcacTAAGGCTGTAATTCGGGAACTACAATAGATATCGACATGCGGTTTGCGGGAGGTGATAGCTCATACTCTTAGCTCTTAAACGAGCCTAAGTTGAGCTAGTTTGGTTAAAAACTCAacgagttacatcaattttcccgagacgtgtaagaaatacccctacggaatttttcggtaatttttcattccgttAACTTTGCCTCGCAGTCGCAAGCTGTGCAATTGGTTCAGACGTTATGAATCAAGTTTCCACTTGTCTGGATGCAAGTTTGAACTTGTCAGCAAGTGTTTCCATCACagccgagaagtttttttctgtttgcaaagtcagtttagtgaaattgtccgctgataacgcgtttttttgtgtttcgtcatgagttcacccgcggagttgaagcaagagcaacgatacgcaattcgatattgcgttCGTCGTGAATTATCTGCTTCTGAAACACTTCTGAGCCACTGTCATTTCATTCACAGTTTCAGAAGCAGATAATTCACGACGaacgcaatatcgaattgcgtatCGTTGCTCTTGCTTCAACCCTGCGGGTGAACTCATgacgaaacacaaaaaaacgcgttatcagcgacaatttcactaaactgactttgcaaacagaaaaaaacttctcggctGTGATGGAAACACTTGCTGACTAGTTCAAACTTACATCCAGACAAGTGGAAACTTCATTCATAACGACTGAACCAATTGCACAGCTTGCGGAGGCAAAGTTaacggaatgaaaaattaccgaaaaattccgtaggggtatttcttacacgtctcgggaaaattgatgtaactcgtTGAGTTTTTAACCAAACTAGCTCAACTTAGGCTCGTTTAAGAGCTAAGAGTATGAGCTATCATCTCCCGCA contains:
- the LOC109041634 gene encoding bromodomain-containing protein 2 isoform X3; the encoded protein is MQEADSTVPKTPENEVPPSSDNTGSSEITPTVAPAETTSESTIKEEPRLEPVNGVVQPPVVPPPNRPGRLTNQLHFIKNNVIKAVWKHQHAWPFQTPVDAVKLNLPDYHTLIKNPMDLGTIKKRLENNYYWSGRECIQDFNTMFTNCYVYNKPGEYVVVMAQALEKLFLTKVSSMPKEEVEMELPTPKSKGAAKQGVKKPPASTKPKSQSQAPSSSQGDSDYLEPMTAVQVKGAPTPSNKYAGVKRKSDTPVDPLSMSSSTGKQAKITTRRDTGRPSPTKKVEMEQSIDELSFSQSPALPSGISQSQSEKNKPLSEPLKHCNEILKELFSKKHLKYAWPFYKPVDAEWLGLYDYHEIIKKPMDLGTVKSKMDNREYRTAQEFAADVRLIFTNCYKYNPPEHDVVMMARKLQDVFEMRYAKVPDDASPVVEKVPTMNHTRATHLNRPRYNDNTDDDDDDGDSSSESDSEAEAKRAKQLLVLQEQLKAMQEQMKKLVEECSRKAKKKEKKEVELASSTDVKRPKGRPLNSTKASYVSNSVSSVINAVANGKSGLSPPSMTNKTGKGRGAAAAKAPANAPKKKPNAKVNNARKKNAGGIPAYDSDEEDNAKPMTYDEKRKLSLDINKLPSDKLGRVVQIIQSREPSLRDSNPDEIEIDFETLKPSTLRALENAVAFCLRKKPHSKTNGAGNPRISASSSSSSDSDSSSSSFSSSSSDSGDLEYVSTLTRQNRSSNPNQVKTEHPESKKKFRNNSR
- the LOC109041634 gene encoding bromodomain-containing protein 2 isoform X5, with product MQEADSTVPKTPENEVPPSSDNTGSSEITPTVAPAETTSESTIKEEPRLEPVNGVVQPPVVPPPNRPGRLTNQLHFIKNNVIKAVWKHQHAWPFQTPVDAVKLNLPDYHTLIKNPMDLGTIKKRLENNYYWSGRECIQDFNTMFTNCYVYNKPGEYVVVMAQALEKLFLTKVSSMPKEEVEMELPTPKSKGAAKQGVKKPPASTKPKSQSQAPSSSQGDSDYLEPMTAVQVKGAPTPSNKYAGVKRKSDTPVDPLSMSSSTGKQAKITTRRDTGRPSPTKKVEMEQSIDELSFSQSPALPSGISQSQSEKNKPLSEPLKHCNEILKELFSKKHLKYAWPFYKPVDAEWLGLYDYHEIIKKPMDLGTVKSKMDNREYRTAQEFAADVRLIFTNCYKYNPPEHDVVMMARKLQDVFEMRYAKVPDDASPVVEKVPTMNHTRATHLNRPRYNDNTDDDDDDGDSSSESDSEAEAKRAKQLLVLQEQLKAMQEQMKKLVEECSRKAKKKEKKEVELASSTDVKRPKGRPLNSTKASYVSNSVSSVINAVANGKSGLSPPSMTNKTGKGRGAAAAKAPANAPKKKPNAKVNNARKKNAGGIPAYDSDEEDNAKPMTYDEKRKLSLDINKLPSDKLGRVVQIIQSREPSLRDSNPDEIEIDFETLKPSTLRALENAVAFCLRKKPHSKTNGAGNPRISASSSSSSDSDSSSSSFSSSSSDSGDLEYESKSGENGASRVKEEI
- the LOC109041634 gene encoding bromodomain-containing protein 2 isoform X6, whose amino-acid sequence is MQEADSTVPKTPENEVPPSSDNTGSSEITPTVAPAETTSESTIKEEPRLEPVNGVVQPPVVPPPNRPGRLTNQLHFIKNNVIKAVWKHQHAWPFQTPVDAVKLNLPDYHTLIKNPMDLGTIKKRLENNYYWSGRECIQDFNTMFTNCYVYNKPGEYVVVMAQALEKLFLTKVSSMPKEEVEMELPTPKSKGAAKQGVKKPPASTKPKSQSQAPSSSQGDSDYLEPMTAVQVKGAPTPSNKYAGVKRKSDTPVDPLSMSSSTGKQAKITTRRDTGRPSPTKKVEMEQSIDELSFSQSPALPSGISQSQSEKNKPLSEPLKHCNEILKELFSKKHLKYAWPFYKPVDAEWLGLYDYHEIIKKPMDLGTVKSKMDNREYRTAQEFAADVRLIFTNCYKYNPPEHDVVMMARKLQDVFEMRYAKVPDDASPVVEKVPTMNHTRATHLNRPRYNDNTDDDDDDGDSSSESDSEAEAKRAKQLLVLQEQLKAMQEQMKKLVEECSRKAKKKEKKEVELASSTDVKRPKGRPLNSTKASYVSNSVSSVINAVANGKSGLSPPSMTNKTGKGRGAAAAKAPANAPKKKPNAKVNNARKKNAGGIPAYDSDEEDNAKPMTYDEKRKLSLDINKLPSDKLGRVVQIIQSREPSLRDSNPDEIEIDFETLKPSTLRALENAVAFCLRKKPHKKLSGKSKEILEKLDKKPQDSGPKKTAKKESKSGENGASRVKEEI
- the LOC109041634 gene encoding bromodomain-containing protein 2 isoform X7, whose translation is MQEADSTVPKTPENEVPPSSDNTGSSEITPTVAPAETTSESTIKEEPRLEPVNGVVQPPVVPPPNRPGRLTNQLHFIKNNVIKAVWKHQHAWPFQTPVDAVKLNLPDYHTLIKNPMDLGTIKKRLENNYYWSGRECIQDFNTMFTNCYVYNKPGEYVVVMAQALEKLFLTKVSSMPKEEVEMELPTPKSKGAAKQGVKKPPASTKPKSQSQAPSSSQGDSDYLEPMTAVQVKGAPTPSNKYAGVKRKSDTPVDPLSMSSSTGKQAKITTRRDTGRPSPTKKVEMEQSIDELSFSQSPALPSGISQSQSEKNKPLSEPLKHCNEILKELFSKKHLKYAWPFYKPVDAEWLGLYDYHEIIKKPMDLGTVKSKMDNREYRTAQEFAADVRLIFTNCYKYNPPEHDVVMMARKLQDVFEMRYAKVPDDASPVVEKVPTMNHTRATHLNRPRYNDNTDDDDDDGDSSSESDSEAEAKRAKQLLVLQEQLKAMQEQMKKLVEECSRKAKKKEKKEVELASSTDVKRPKGRPLNSTKASYVSNSVSSVINAVANGKSGLSPPSMTNKTGKGRGAAAAKAPANAPKKKPNAKVNNARKKNAGGIPAYDSDEEDNAKPMTYDEKRKLSLDINKLPSDKLGRVVQIIQSREPSLRDSNPDEIEIDFETLKPSTLRALENAVAFCLRKKPQSKSGENGASRVKEEI
- the LOC109041634 gene encoding bromodomain-containing protein 3 isoform X1 — protein: MQEADSTVPKTPENEVPPSSDNTGSSEITPTVAPAETTSESTIKEEPRLEPVNGVVQPPVVPPPNRPGRLTNQLHFIKNNVIKAVWKHQHAWPFQTPVDAVKLNLPDYHTLIKNPMDLGTIKKRLENNYYWSGRECIQDFNTMFTNCYVYNKPGEYVVVMAQALEKLFLTKVSSMPKEEVEMELPTPKSKGAAKQGVKKPPASTKPKSQSQAPSSSQGDSDYLEPMTAVQVKGAPTPSNKYAGVKRKSDTPVDPLSMSSSTGKQAKITTRRDTGRPSPTKKVEMEQSIDELSFSQSPALPSGISQSQSEKNKPLSEPLKHCNEILKELFSKKHLKYAWPFYKPVDAEWLGLYDYHEIIKKPMDLGTVKSKMDNREYRTAQEFAADVRLIFTNCYKYNPPEHDVVMMARKLQDVFEMRYAKVPDDASPVVEKVPTMNHTRATHLNRPRYNDNTDDDDDDGDSSSESDSEAEAKRAKQLLVLQEQLKAMQEQMKKLVEECSRKAKKKEKKEVELASSTDVKRPKGRPLNSTKASYVSNSVSSVINAVANGKSGLSPPSMTNKTGKGRGAAAAKAPANAPKKKPNAKVNNARKKNAGGIPAYDSDEEDNAKPMTYDEKRKLSLDINKLPSDKLGRVVQIIQSREPSLRDSNPDEIEIDFETLKPSTLRALENAVAFCLRKKPHKKLSGKSKEILEKLDKKPQDSGPKKTAKKDSKTNGAGNPRISASSSSSSDSDSSSSSFSSSSSDSGDLEYVSTLTRQNRSSNPNQVKTEHPESKKKFRNNSR